From Triticum urartu cultivar G1812 chromosome 2, Tu2.1, whole genome shotgun sequence, a single genomic window includes:
- the LOC125534340 gene encoding uncharacterized protein LOC125534340 isoform X1, translated as MEFGEIERASGKEKGKGSGKEKVREMILVGELRKIERVYEKEMKLKMESGKEMDWVRKFQKLDGDFGEEIVNSGDMNLVRRFRTMERKYREEMEIRSKKDMGRTMYVVRNKREVTFPSSTKTEIKRREATFHSIDNESLADALCRHIIIQRREITALERQIESRGLETIAGKKAYLERQRKKGGIYAPQQLPPEMIEMSKLSVQNIDSDAINLLGVSLPYLVLSQKEALHFLLHECHEYAYRIQSFASILRKSSIPIRLDKLKKLRILSETFVAISDYIKRSCEPLQKEIVDDPIVAKRVNLDDLSSYHAAWKSIWGSQIAGCGSFDDITTLSPMQFTHSTPGIFPHAAVAGPALQIFSIKIVNVHANLRWPLRVYGVVAARDTVDRNRNLLFSRSRANCQEVTEADPFLLLTGPSRAIVAADTVKFEVELRIMYAGADTKDTVLFSSTYNYYSMQQYANPRISSCCGMLELSVGRLTRAVQATIVGVRVVEGEWPFQYGCRVSCYLSPDEDLVPTTPTEVVLVNCKVEEMEKQSDGYVNLSRNVVSVQLEQTLKVVIQAYSESGLEYLHNVEVDFPVKQCQTTKCLCTVGNSTVQIVVAWSLLAMDKLDLVLEGYVTPV; from the exons ATGGAATTCGGGGAGATAGAGAGGGCATCCGGCAAGGAGAAGGGGAAGGGATCCGGCAAGGAGAAGGTGAGGGAGATGATTCTGGTCGGGGAACTCCGGAAGATAGAGAGAGTATACGAGAAGGAGATGAAGTTGAAGATGGAATCCGGAAAGGAGATGGATTGGGTTCGGAAATTTCAGAAGCTGGATGGGGACTTCGGGGAAGAGATAGTGAATTCGGGAGATATGAATTTGGTTCGGAGATTTCGGACGATGGAGAGGAAATATAGGGAGGAGATGGAGATCCGGTCGAAGAAGGATATGGGGCGGACCATGTACGTTGTCCGCAATAAGAGGGAGGTCACGTTCCCCAGCAGTACCAAAACCGAGATCAAAAGGAGGGAGGCCACGTTCCATAGCATAGATAATGAAAGCCTTGCCGACGCTCTTTGTCGCCATATTATTATCCAGAGGAGGGAGATCACCGCCCTGGAGAGACAGATCGAATCACGAGGGTTGGAGACGATCGCCGGAAAGAAGGCTTATCTAGAGAGGCAAAGGAAAAAAGGAGGGATTTACGCTCCACAGCAGTTGCCACCCGAGATGATAGAGATGTCCAAGTTGTCTGTCCAGAACATTGACTCAGATGCAATCAACTTGCTCGGGGTAAGTTTGCCCTATCTTGTTCTCAGCCAGAAGGAAGCACTTCATTTTCTTTTGCATGAGTGTCACGAATATGCATATCGGATACAATCTTTTGCATCTATACTGAGGAAATCCAGTATCCCCATCAGGTTGGACAAGCTCAAGAAGCTCCGTATTTTATCCGAAACATTTGTGGCTATCTCGGATTATATAAAGCGTTCATGTGAACCCTTACAGAAAGAGATTGTAGATGATCCAATTGTTGCTAAGCGAGTGAATTTGGATGATCTTAGTTCTTACCATGCCGCCTGGAAATCTATATGGGGCAGTCAGATAGCAGGATGTGGTTCGTTTGATGACATAA CCACGTTGAGCCCTATGCAATTTACGCACTCCACGCCTGGTATCTTTCCACACGCTGCTGTTGCCGGTCCAGCCCTGCAGATCTTCTCCATCAAAATTGTGAATGTGCATGCCAACTTGCGCTGGCCGCTCCGTGTGTACGGGGTGGTTGCTGCACGAGACACCGTGGACCGCAACCGCAACCTTCTCTTCTCCCGGTCAAGGGCAAACTGCCAAGAAGTCACTGAAGCG GATCCTTTTTTGCTCTTGACTGGCCCTTCTCGTGCAATTGTGGCTGCGGACACGGTTAAATTTGAAGTTGAGCTTAGAATTATGTATGCTGGAGCAGATACCAAAGATACAGTATTGTTCTCTTCTACCTATAATTACTATTCCATGCAGCAGTATGCCAACCCCAGGATCAGCAGCTGCTGTGGTATGTTAGAGTTAAGTGTTGGGCGCCTTACTAGAGCGGTCCAGGCCACTATCGTGGGTGTCCGTGTTGTTGAAGGGGAGTGGCCTTTTCAATATGGATGCCGGGTTTCTTGCTACTTATCTcctgatgaagatcttgttccaACTACACCTACGGAAGTCGTGTTAGTTAACTGTAAGGTTGAGGAAATGGAGAAACAGTCTGATGGTTACGTAAATCTGTCAAGAAATGTTGTTTCAGTGCAACTAGAGCAAACGCTGAAAGTGGTCATTCAAGCCTACTCAGAATCTGGCCTTGAATATCTACATAATGTTGAGGTTGACTTCCCTGTGAAGCAATGCCAAACAACCAAGTGTTTATGTACAGTTGGTAACTCGACGGTTCAGATCGTTGTTGCTTGGTCCCTTCTTGCCATGGATAAGCTGGATCTTGTGCTGGAGGGGTATGTTACCCCAGTGTAG
- the LOC125534340 gene encoding uncharacterized protein LOC125534340 isoform X2, protein MQSTCSGLDKLKKLRILSETFVAISDYIKRSCEPLQKEIVDDPIVAKRVNLDDLSSYHAAWKSIWGSQIAGCGSFDDITTLSPMQFTHSTPGIFPHAAVAGPALQIFSIKIVNVHANLRWPLRVYGVVAARDTVDRNRNLLFSRSRANCQEVTEADPFLLLTGPSRAIVAADTVKFEVELRIMYAGADTKDTVLFSSTYNYYSMQQYANPRISSCCGMLELSVGRLTRAVQATIVGVRVVEGEWPFQYGCRVSCYLSPDEDLVPTTPTEVVLVNCKVEEMEKQSDGYVNLSRNVVSVQLEQTLKVVIQAYSESGLEYLHNVEVDFPVKQCQTTKCLCTVGNSTVQIVVAWSLLAMDKLDLVLEGYVTPV, encoded by the exons ATGCAATCAACTTGCTCGGG GTTGGACAAGCTCAAGAAGCTCCGTATTTTATCCGAAACATTTGTGGCTATCTCGGATTATATAAAGCGTTCATGTGAACCCTTACAGAAAGAGATTGTAGATGATCCAATTGTTGCTAAGCGAGTGAATTTGGATGATCTTAGTTCTTACCATGCCGCCTGGAAATCTATATGGGGCAGTCAGATAGCAGGATGTGGTTCGTTTGATGACATAA CCACGTTGAGCCCTATGCAATTTACGCACTCCACGCCTGGTATCTTTCCACACGCTGCTGTTGCCGGTCCAGCCCTGCAGATCTTCTCCATCAAAATTGTGAATGTGCATGCCAACTTGCGCTGGCCGCTCCGTGTGTACGGGGTGGTTGCTGCACGAGACACCGTGGACCGCAACCGCAACCTTCTCTTCTCCCGGTCAAGGGCAAACTGCCAAGAAGTCACTGAAGCG GATCCTTTTTTGCTCTTGACTGGCCCTTCTCGTGCAATTGTGGCTGCGGACACGGTTAAATTTGAAGTTGAGCTTAGAATTATGTATGCTGGAGCAGATACCAAAGATACAGTATTGTTCTCTTCTACCTATAATTACTATTCCATGCAGCAGTATGCCAACCCCAGGATCAGCAGCTGCTGTGGTATGTTAGAGTTAAGTGTTGGGCGCCTTACTAGAGCGGTCCAGGCCACTATCGTGGGTGTCCGTGTTGTTGAAGGGGAGTGGCCTTTTCAATATGGATGCCGGGTTTCTTGCTACTTATCTcctgatgaagatcttgttccaACTACACCTACGGAAGTCGTGTTAGTTAACTGTAAGGTTGAGGAAATGGAGAAACAGTCTGATGGTTACGTAAATCTGTCAAGAAATGTTGTTTCAGTGCAACTAGAGCAAACGCTGAAAGTGGTCATTCAAGCCTACTCAGAATCTGGCCTTGAATATCTACATAATGTTGAGGTTGACTTCCCTGTGAAGCAATGCCAAACAACCAAGTGTTTATGTACAGTTGGTAACTCGACGGTTCAGATCGTTGTTGCTTGGTCCCTTCTTGCCATGGATAAGCTGGATCTTGTGCTGGAGGGGTATGTTACCCCAGTGTAG